The sequence CGCAGTGAAAGACATCGCCGCGCGGCTCGACCTCGACCCGGCCACGGTCACGCCGCTGCTCAAGCGGCTGGAAGCGCTCGGCTATGTCGAACGCGTGCGCAGCGCGGCCGACGAGCGCGTCGTGAACGTGCGCGTGACGCGGGAAGGACGCGCGCTGAAGGACAAGGCGCGCTCGGTGCCCGCCGATCTCTTTTGCGCGATGCAGCAGACGCCCGAGTTCCTGGTCAGGCTGCGCGCCGATCTCCAGCAGTTGCGCGACGCGCTGTCGGCCGCCAACGAACGCTGACAAGCCGAGCGTCGGCCGACCGGCCCGGCACTGTCGGGCTTTTTCTTTAAAATTTCATTTG comes from Burkholderia pyrrocinia and encodes:
- a CDS encoding MarR family winged helix-turn-helix transcriptional regulator, with translation MDRPPPLPQTLDEQLCFALYSTSHAMTKTYKPLLDKLSLTYPQYLAMLVLWERDDIAVKDIAARLDLDPATVTPLLKRLEALGYVERVRSAADERVVNVRVTREGRALKDKARSVPADLFCAMQQTPEFLVRLRADLQQLRDALSAANER